GCAACAGGAGCGACCGGAGCAACGGGAGCCACAGGAGCAACAGGGGCAACAGGAGCAACAGGGGCAACAGGAGCGACAGGAGCAACGGGAACGACAGGAGCAACAGGGGCAACGGGGGCAACGGGGGCAACAGGGTCTACGGGGGCAACAGGGTCTACGGGGGCAACGGGAGCAACAGGGGTCACAGGAGCCACAGGAGCTACAGGAGCCACCGGAGCAACGGGTGCCACAGGAGCCACAGGAGCCACAGGAGCAACGGGCGCAACAGGAGCAACCGGAGCAACAGGGCCGGCTGGTCCGTCAATTCCGGTTTCCGTTAACTATATTTATGTGACAAATGGAGACGATGGCAATGTCTCTGTCATTGATGGGAGTACCGGGACTGTTACTGCCACCGTTACGGTAGGTACTAATCCATGGTCTATAGGTGTGAATTCAGAAACAAACCTTATTTATGTTGGAAATCGTGGCAGTGGAAATGTCTCTGTCATTGATGGGAGTACCAATACTGTTACTGCTACTGTTACAGTGGGTACTCAACCTCGTGGAGTAGGTGTGAATTTGGTAACAAACTTCATTTATGTATCAAATGTATTCAGTAGCAATGTCTCTGTCATAGATGGAAGTACGAATACGGTTACAGCCACTGTTACGTTAGCTTCTGGTCCGCGTGGGATAGGTGTGAATTCGACAACAAATCGTATTTACGTGTCAAATGATAACAATGTCTCGGTCATTGATGGAAATACCAATACTGTTATTGCTACCATTGCAGTAGGTACTTCCTCAAATCCAGAAGGTGTGAATTCAGAAACGAACCAAATATACGTTGGGAATGTAGTCGATAACAATATTTCGGTTATCAGCGGGCTTTCTAATACTGTTTTTGCCACCATTAGTACGGGAGGCAGCTCCCCACGGAGTCTGGGTGTAAATCCTATAACTAACCGAATATACGTTGCATATTACAGCGGTAACAATGTCGTGGTTATTGATGGAAGTTCAAATACTGCTGTTGCCACTATTGCTGTAGGTAGTAACCCAAATGGAGTCGGTGTAGATCCTTTGACGAATGGGATATACGTTGCAAATCATGGCAGCAACAATGTCTCAGTCATTGATGGAAATACCAATACTGTTATTGCCACTATTACGGTAGGTTCTAGCCCATATGCAATAGCTGTGAACCCTTAACAGGCGCATAAAAACCTGGGATTGTCTTCCGAAATACTGCCAGCTTGCATATTTTTAAGCTGGCAGTATTAACGTAACATGTCCTTGATTTTACGTGGATTGATGATTTTGCCGCAATTCCATCCGCTAATTCCCCTCCCATAAATGACTTTCAACTAAGTTATGGCGGAGGAACCCATAGATTAGCAAGCCGGCAGCAGGCTAAAGTACGCGTCTAGCTCCCAGGTAAGCGGATTGCCAATAGCTTCCTAACGTATAGATGGTTACGCCTTTTGAACTGGAGGCATTGATAAACTGACCGTTCCCCACATAAATTCCCACGTGGTCCACGATTCCGTTTTTAGCTAAGGAGAAAAAGACTAAGTCTCCCGGTTGTAAGCTGCTGAATGAAACGGATGTTCCAGTCTTATACTGATCCCGTGATACTCTGGGGAGGCTGATACCGTTTTTCGAGAAAACGTATTGCACAAAACCGGAGCAGTCGAAGCCAGAGGGAGTGGTCCCCCCGTAGACATATTTCACGCCAATATATTGTTTAGCGGTGGCAATCACAGAACTTGCCTTTGATTGGGTCGTGGGTTTAGCCGGCGTTGCTGGAGAGGTACTGGCAGAAGGCGTTGCCTTTTGGGTGCTGCCGGTCTTGCTTGTAGTGGTTTTCGGCTGCTCCTTTTTAACGGATGTTGACGGAGCGGGGGCTGCCGGGGCGGAAGCGGGCACGGCAGGATCAGATACAGATGCAGTGTCCGTTGTATTTGAAGGCGCTGCTGTTTGAGGTTGTGCAGCGGGTTGGGTGACAGCAATGGTTTGTAGCTCTTCATTATTCATTTTTCCTGCAAGTGGGGTTGGTGATGCTGTGATAATAGTCACAAATAAGATTGTAGAAAGGGTAGGAACCAAGTAATGGTCCCAGATTCTACTGGCAATGAGTTTCAAGATCGTCATTCCTTTCGTTGCAGACTAAAGCTTGATTCTTACAACCTATAAGAACGGCCGAAGTTGTTTCTTAGTATAACGGATTATTCAGGGCTTGTCTTTGGTAGTTGTTGGTATTAATTAAATGTTCACAATGTATTCATAAGAATAACTTTTTTTGTAAACAATCATAAGTGTAAGTAATATGACAAAGAGTTATAATAGAAGAAAGACATTGTGGTTTGAGTAATAGGTTAAGGAGGAGATGCGCTAATGAAAGACCTTATTAAAAAGGGATTATCCTTAGGCTTAGGTTTAGCTGTTGTCAGCAAAGAACAGATTGAAAAGCTTGTTGAGGAATTGGTGAGAAAAGGCGAGGTTTCGTCAGCAGAATCAAAGGACCTCATCGATGAATTGCTGGAAAAAGGGGAAGCCGGACAAAAACAATTGAATGCCCGGATTCACGAACAATTGGAAAAGGTATTTAAGGAGCTGAACGTTCCAAGCAAAGCAGATTTTGAACGCTTGGAAAAACGCATTCAAGAACTGGAAAACAAACTATCATAGAAAAAAGTACGACAGGGCCTGAAAAACATTTTCAGGCCTTCACTCAGTCTTTCATACTATAGCTTTCGAACCTTGAGCAAAGGGGACGAATTCTTATGATTGGGAAACGAATACGACATATCAAACGCTATCGAGATGTTGCTAAAGTCTTAGCTCGTCACGGATTTGGCTTTTTCGTAGAAGAGATGGGACTTTTACATATGCTTTCTCTGCCCAAACGCTTATTTACGGATACGGAAGAAATTGACCCCGTGTCCTTTGGGGAGAGAATACGGTTAGTTATTGAGGAACTGGGTCCTACTTATATTAAAATAGGCCAGATTGCCAGTACCCGGGCGGATATTTTTCCGCCGGAGATTCTTTCTGAACTGGAAAAACTGCAGGAGAATGTACCGTCTTTCTCCTTTGCGGAAGTCAGGGAGATTATTGAAGAGGAACTGGGTTACCCCTTGGAAGAGATTTTCTCCCAGTTTGATGAGGAGGTTATCGCTGCCGCATCGATTGGCCAGGTTCACCGGGCCCGGCTGCGGGCAACGGGAGAGTATGTGGCAGTTAAGGTGCAGCGCCCGCGGATTAAAGCCATGATCGAAACCGACTTGGAGATTCTTTTAGATTTGGCCACGATGACGGAAAATCGGATGAAGCGGATGGAACGTTTGCAATTACGAGATGTAGTGGAAGAATTTGCAAAATCCCTGCGCAATGAACTGGATTACACCATTGAGGCCCGCAATGCTGAGAGAATTTCCAAGCAGTTCAAAGAGGATAAAAGCGTTTATATACCAAAGATCCATTGGGATTTTACCACTCGCCGGGTGCTTACCATGGAGTTCGTTGAGGGCTTGAGGCTCAATCAGTTTGAAGAACTGGACAAGCACGGCTATGACCATAAACAATTAGCGGAACAACTTGTTAAGGCACTCTTCCATCAAATTTTAATTGAAGGTTTTTTTCATGCCGATCCCCATCCCGGCAATATCTTTCTCTTGAAAGGCGGGGTGATTTCCTTTATTGATTTCGGTATGGTGGGCAGACTGACCTTAGACATGAAGCATAATTTTGCTTCTTTAATTATCGCCATGATGCGGCAAAACACGGAGAGTATGATCAAAGCTGTTTTGCGCATTGGCATAGTCCCGGAAGAAGTGAATCTCACCCTTCTAACCAATGATGTGGATGAATTGCGGGATAAGTACATGGATGTGCCACTGAGCCGGATTGGCTTAGGTGAGGCCATCAGTGATCTGTTTGAGGTGGCTTTTCGCCATAGGATTCGCATTCCTTCCGACTTCACCATGGTTGCCAAGTGTTTGCTGATTCTGGAAGGAATGGTTGAAAAGCTGGATCCCGCTCTCAGTATCATGGACATGGCGGAACCCTTTGGCATTCAGCTCTTGAAAGAACGTTACCGTCCGAGTACCATCGCGGGGAGAGTATGGCATAATATCTCGGATTATAGTGATTTGTTAGTGGATCTCCCTAAACAACTGAAGGATTTAATCGGAAACTTAGTGCGGGGGCGAATCAGAATTGAGGTAAGTGTCCCAGAGCTGGACATATTTTTAAGGAAGATGGACCGGGTCACCAATCAGTTGTCCTTTAGTATCGTTTTGCTTTCCTTCAGCATTGTCATGGCCGGGATTATTATTGCCTCAGCTTTAGGTCAGCAGCCCATTATGTTCTGGCATATTTCTGTGATTGAGATTGGAGCTGCCATGGCGGGCTTAATGCTGCTTTGGCTGTTTGTTTCAATTTTTAAATCCGGGAAGTTTTAGTTTCTAAGCCTTGGGGCAACCTAGACCTGAGGTGAAGAAAAATGTCGTCACAATTCATTCCCACCCGGGTATTTTACGAGCCTGCAGCCCTGGACTATCCTCTGGGTAAGAGGCTTGTCGAGGGCTTCCGGCAGATGGGCATTGATATCAGCCCAACCACGTCACATAACAGGGTTACTGGCATACCTGGGAAAACCCCGGCGGCCAAGTACCGGGAAGCTAAACGAACTTTAGTGATCGGAGTACGCCGCAGTGAGAAATTTCAATCCTGTAAACCATCCGCTCATTATCAATTGCCTTTGGTGACCAGTTGTCCGGGTATGTGTGAATATTGCTATTTAGCCACCACTCTGGGCAAGAAGCCTTATATACGGATTTATGTCAATTTGGAGGAAATTTTGGAGACGGCGTCTAAGCTCATTGAGGAGCGGCTCCCGGAGATCACCCGGTTTGAAGGGGCTGCCACCTCGGATCCCATTCCCGTGGAACGGTACAGCGGCAGCCTGAAGCAAACAATTGAGTTTTTTGGCCGCCAGCCCCAGGGCAGGTTTCGCTTTGTTACTAAGTATACGGATGTGGATAGCTTATTGGATGCCCGGCATGAAGGGCATACCCGTTTTCGCTTTAGTTTAAATTGCGCCGAAGTGGTTGAGAAGTTTGAACATGGGACCCCCACTCCGGAAGAACGAATTATTGCCTCAGGGAAGGTGCTGCAGGCCAACTATCCTTTAGGCTTTATTATTGCGCCGATTTTTCGCTTTCCAGGGTGGCAGGAGGCTTATAGGCGTTTAATTGAGCATACTGCTCAGGAATTGAGCAAAAGAGCACCCTCCGG
This Desulfosporosinus orientis DSM 765 DNA region includes the following protein-coding sequences:
- a CDS encoding C40 family peptidase — its product is MKLIASRIWDHYLVPTLSTILFVTIITASPTPLAGKMNNEELQTIAVTQPAAQPQTAAPSNTTDTASVSDPAVPASAPAAPAPSTSVKKEQPKTTTSKTGSTQKATPSASTSPATPAKPTTQSKASSVIATAKQYIGVKYVYGGTTPSGFDCSGFVQYVFSKNGISLPRVSRDQYKTGTSVSFSSLQPGDLVFFSLAKNGIVDHVGIYVGNGQFINASSSKGVTIYTLGSYWQSAYLGARRVL
- a CDS encoding phasin family protein yields the protein MKDLIKKGLSLGLGLAVVSKEQIEKLVEELVRKGEVSSAESKDLIDELLEKGEAGQKQLNARIHEQLEKVFKELNVPSKADFERLEKRIQELENKLS
- a CDS encoding ABC1 kinase family protein — translated: MIGKRIRHIKRYRDVAKVLARHGFGFFVEEMGLLHMLSLPKRLFTDTEEIDPVSFGERIRLVIEELGPTYIKIGQIASTRADIFPPEILSELEKLQENVPSFSFAEVREIIEEELGYPLEEIFSQFDEEVIAAASIGQVHRARLRATGEYVAVKVQRPRIKAMIETDLEILLDLATMTENRMKRMERLQLRDVVEEFAKSLRNELDYTIEARNAERISKQFKEDKSVYIPKIHWDFTTRRVLTMEFVEGLRLNQFEELDKHGYDHKQLAEQLVKALFHQILIEGFFHADPHPGNIFLLKGGVISFIDFGMVGRLTLDMKHNFASLIIAMMRQNTESMIKAVLRIGIVPEEVNLTLLTNDVDELRDKYMDVPLSRIGLGEAISDLFEVAFRHRIRIPSDFTMVAKCLLILEGMVEKLDPALSIMDMAEPFGIQLLKERYRPSTIAGRVWHNISDYSDLLVDLPKQLKDLIGNLVRGRIRIEVSVPELDIFLRKMDRVTNQLSFSIVLLSFSIVMAGIIIASALGQQPIMFWHISVIEIGAAMAGLMLLWLFVSIFKSGKF
- a CDS encoding YncE family protein, producing the protein MTNGDDGNVSVIDGSTGTVTATVTVGTNPWSIGVNSETNLIYVGNRGSGNVSVIDGSTNTVTATVTVGTQPRGVGVNLVTNFIYVSNVFSSNVSVIDGSTNTVTATVTLASGPRGIGVNSTTNRIYVSNDNNVSVIDGNTNTVIATIAVGTSSNPEGVNSETNQIYVGNVVDNNISVISGLSNTVFATISTGGSSPRSLGVNPITNRIYVAYYSGNNVVVIDGSSNTAVATIAVGSNPNGVGVDPLTNGIYVANHGSNNVSVIDGNTNTVIATITVGSSPYAIAVNP
- the splB gene encoding spore photoproduct lyase, whose protein sequence is MSSQFIPTRVFYEPAALDYPLGKRLVEGFRQMGIDISPTTSHNRVTGIPGKTPAAKYREAKRTLVIGVRRSEKFQSCKPSAHYQLPLVTSCPGMCEYCYLATTLGKKPYIRIYVNLEEILETASKLIEERLPEITRFEGAATSDPIPVERYSGSLKQTIEFFGRQPQGRFRFVTKYTDVDSLLDARHEGHTRFRFSLNCAEVVEKFEHGTPTPEERIIASGKVLQANYPLGFIIAPIFRFPGWQEAYRRLIEHTAQELSKRAPSGWSSEEMTLEFISHRFTSRAKANILGVFPNSALPMEEDVRKFKYGQFGYGKYVYQPEEILEMKEFFLEQAKIYFPEAQIEYFI